In Rhodococcus rhodochrous, a single genomic region encodes these proteins:
- a CDS encoding DNA-directed RNA polymerase subunit beta, which translates to MLEGRILAVSSQTKAVAGIPGAPTRVSFAKIREPLEVPGLLDLQTDSFEWLIGSERWRAKAAERGDGHVVGGLEEILDELSPIEDFSGSMSLSFSDPRFDEVKASVEECKDKDMTYAAPLFVTAEFINNNTGEIKSQTVFMGDFPMMTDKGTFIINGTERVVVSQLVRSPGVYFDKTVDKSTEKDLHSVKVIPGRGAWLEFDVDKRDTVGVRIDRKRRQPVTVLLKALGWSTEQIVERFGFSEIMMSTLEKDNTAGTDEALLDIYRKLRPGEPPTKESAQTLLENLFFKDKRYDLARVGRYKINKKLGLNTGQPIEASTLTEEDIVATIEYLVRLHAGENKMTVPGGVEVPVEVDDIDHFGNRRLRTVGELIQNQIRVGLSRMERVVRERMTTQDVEAITPQTLINIRPVVAAIKEFFGTSQLSQFMDQNNPLSGLTHKRRLSALGPGGLSRERAGLEVRDVHPSHYGRMCPIETPEGPNIGLIGSLSVYARVNPFGFIETPYRKVVDGVVTDEVEYLTADEEDRYLIAQANSPIGSDSRFSDERVLVRKKGAEIEYVAADQVEYMDVSPRQMVSVATAMIPFLEHDDANRALMGANMQRQAVPLVRSESPIVGTGMELRAAVDAGDVIVTEKSGVIEEVSADFITVMADDGTRKTYRLRKFDRSNQGTCSNQRPIVDEGQRVESGQVLADGPCTENGEMALGKNLLVAIMPWEGHNYEDAIILSQRLVEEDVLTSIHIEEHEIDARDTKLGAEEITRDIPNVSDEVLADLDERGIVRIGAEVRDGDILVGKVTPKGETELTPEERLLRAIFGEKAREVRDTSLKVPHGENGKVIGVRVFSREDDDDLPPGVNELVRVYVAQKRKIQDGDKLAGRHGNKGVIGKILPQEDMPFLPDGTPVDIILNTHGVPRRMNIGQVLETHLGWVGKAGWQIQVADDGSRPEWAQNLSEEMLAAEPDTNIATPVFDGAREEELTGLLSSTLPNRDGEVMVGPDGKATLFDGRSGEPFPYPVSVGYMYIIKLHHLVDDKIHARSTGPYSMITQQPLGGKAQFGGQRFGEMECWAMQAYGAAYTLQELLTIKSDDVVGRVKVYEAIVKGENIPEPGIPESFKVLLKELQSLCLNVEVLSSDGAAIAMADGDDEDLERAAANLGINLSRNESATVDDLAN; encoded by the coding sequence GTGCTGGAAGGACGCATCTTGGCAGTCTCTAGCCAGACCAAGGCAGTAGCCGGAATCCCCGGAGCCCCGACGAGGGTGTCGTTCGCGAAGATTCGCGAACCCCTCGAAGTTCCCGGGCTCCTCGATCTACAGACCGATTCCTTCGAATGGTTGATCGGCTCGGAGCGCTGGCGCGCGAAGGCTGCCGAGCGCGGCGACGGTCACGTCGTCGGTGGCCTGGAGGAGATCCTCGACGAGCTCTCGCCGATCGAGGACTTCTCGGGTTCGATGTCCCTGTCCTTCTCCGATCCTCGTTTCGACGAGGTCAAGGCCTCCGTCGAGGAGTGCAAGGACAAGGACATGACGTACGCGGCTCCGCTGTTCGTCACTGCCGAGTTCATCAACAACAACACCGGCGAGATCAAGAGCCAGACGGTCTTCATGGGTGACTTCCCGATGATGACCGACAAGGGCACCTTCATCATCAACGGCACCGAGCGTGTCGTGGTGTCCCAGCTCGTCCGTTCGCCGGGCGTGTACTTCGACAAGACCGTCGACAAGAGCACCGAGAAGGACCTGCACAGCGTCAAGGTCATCCCGGGCCGCGGTGCCTGGCTCGAGTTCGACGTCGACAAGCGCGACACCGTCGGTGTGCGTATCGACCGCAAGCGCCGCCAGCCGGTCACCGTGCTGCTCAAGGCGCTGGGATGGTCCACCGAGCAGATCGTCGAGCGTTTCGGGTTCTCCGAGATCATGATGTCGACGCTCGAGAAGGACAACACGGCGGGCACCGACGAGGCGCTCCTCGACATCTACCGCAAGCTCCGTCCGGGCGAGCCGCCGACCAAGGAGAGCGCGCAGACCCTGCTGGAGAACCTCTTCTTCAAGGACAAGCGCTACGACCTGGCGCGCGTGGGTCGTTACAAGATCAACAAGAAGCTCGGCCTGAACACGGGTCAGCCGATCGAGGCGTCCACCCTCACCGAGGAAGACATCGTCGCCACGATCGAGTACCTCGTGCGTCTGCACGCGGGCGAGAACAAGATGACCGTCCCCGGCGGCGTCGAGGTTCCCGTCGAGGTCGACGACATCGACCACTTCGGCAACCGTCGTCTGCGCACGGTCGGTGAGCTCATCCAGAACCAGATCCGCGTGGGCCTGTCCCGCATGGAGCGCGTGGTCCGTGAGCGCATGACCACCCAGGACGTCGAGGCGATCACGCCGCAGACCCTGATCAACATCCGTCCGGTCGTGGCCGCGATCAAGGAGTTCTTCGGAACCTCCCAGCTGTCGCAGTTCATGGACCAGAACAACCCGCTGTCGGGCCTGACGCACAAGCGTCGTCTGTCGGCGCTGGGCCCCGGCGGTCTGTCGCGTGAGCGCGCCGGCCTCGAGGTCCGCGACGTCCACCCGTCGCACTACGGCCGCATGTGCCCGATCGAGACCCCGGAAGGCCCGAACATCGGCCTGATCGGTTCGCTGTCGGTGTACGCGCGGGTCAACCCGTTCGGCTTCATCGAGACGCCCTACCGCAAGGTCGTCGACGGTGTCGTCACCGACGAGGTCGAGTACCTCACGGCCGACGAGGAGGACCGCTACCTCATCGCGCAGGCCAACTCGCCGATCGGCTCCGACAGCCGCTTCTCGGACGAGCGTGTCCTCGTCCGTAAGAAGGGCGCGGAGATCGAGTACGTCGCTGCCGACCAGGTCGAGTACATGGACGTCTCGCCGCGCCAGATGGTGTCGGTCGCGACCGCGATGATCCCGTTCCTCGAGCACGACGACGCCAACCGTGCCCTCATGGGCGCGAACATGCAGCGTCAGGCCGTCCCGCTGGTGCGCAGCGAGTCGCCGATCGTCGGTACCGGCATGGAGCTGCGTGCCGCCGTCGACGCCGGCGACGTCATCGTCACCGAGAAGAGCGGCGTGATCGAAGAGGTCTCCGCCGACTTCATCACCGTCATGGCCGACGACGGAACCCGCAAGACCTACCGTCTGCGCAAGTTCGACCGTTCGAACCAGGGCACCTGCTCGAACCAGCGTCCGATCGTGGACGAGGGACAGCGCGTCGAGTCCGGCCAGGTCCTCGCCGACGGCCCCTGCACCGAGAACGGTGAGATGGCGCTCGGCAAGAACCTGCTCGTGGCGATCATGCCGTGGGAGGGCCACAACTACGAGGACGCGATCATCCTGTCGCAGCGCCTCGTGGAGGAGGACGTGCTCACCTCGATCCACATCGAGGAGCACGAGATCGACGCCCGCGACACCAAGCTCGGTGCCGAGGAGATCACCCGCGACATCCCGAACGTCTCCGACGAGGTCCTCGCCGACCTCGACGAGCGTGGCATCGTCCGCATCGGTGCCGAGGTCCGCGACGGCGACATCCTCGTCGGCAAGGTCACGCCGAAGGGCGAGACCGAGCTGACCCCCGAGGAGCGCCTGCTCCGCGCGATCTTCGGTGAGAAGGCGCGCGAGGTCCGCGACACCTCGCTCAAGGTGCCCCACGGTGAGAACGGCAAGGTCATCGGTGTTCGCGTGTTCTCGCGCGAGGACGACGACGATCTGCCTCCGGGCGTCAACGAGCTCGTCCGCGTGTACGTGGCGCAGAAGCGCAAGATCCAGGACGGCGACAAGCTCGCCGGCCGCCACGGCAACAAGGGCGTCATCGGCAAGATCCTCCCGCAGGAGGACATGCCGTTCCTGCCCGACGGCACCCCGGTCGACATCATCCTGAACACCCACGGTGTTCCGCGTCGTATGAATATCGGCCAGGTCCTCGAGACGCACCTGGGCTGGGTCGGCAAGGCCGGCTGGCAGATCCAGGTGGCCGACGACGGCAGCCGTCCCGAGTGGGCGCAGAACCTCTCCGAGGAGATGCTCGCCGCCGAGCCCGACACCAACATCGCCACGCCGGTGTTCGACGGTGCCCGCGAGGAGGAGCTGACGGGTCTGCTGTCCTCGACGCTGCCGAACCGCGACGGTGAGGTCATGGTCGGCCCCGACGGCAAGGCGACGCTGTTCGACGGTCGCTCCGGCGAGCCGTTCCCGTACCCGGTGTCGGTCGGCTACATGTACATCATCAAGCTGCACCACCTGGTCGACGACAAGATCCACGCGCGTTCGACCGGTCCGTACTCGATGATCACGCAGCAGCCGCTCGGTGGTAAGGCGCAGTTCGGTGGTCAGCGCTTCGGTGAGATGGAGTGCTGGGCGATGCAGGCCTACGGCGCCGCCTACACCCTCCAGGAACTGCTCACGATCAAGTCCGACGACGTTGTCGGTCGCGTCAAGGTCTACGAGGCGATCGTCAAGGGCGAGAACATCCCCGAGCCGGGTATCCCCGAGTCGTTCAAGGTGCTCCTCAAGGAACTCCAGTCGCTGTGCCTGAACGTGGAGGTCCTCTCCAGCGACGGCGCGGCCATCGCGATGGCCGACGGCGACGACGAGGACCTCGAGCGGGCGGCCGCCAACCTGGGCATCAACCTTTCCCGCAACGAGTCGGCCACGGTCGACGACCTCGCGAACTAG
- a CDS encoding MCE family protein → MRSRLVKVQLALFVIIALLGIVFVGARYVRLDNLMGFGQYTVDARFPTGGGIFPNAEVTYRGVPVGRVGALSLTDDGINVELRLDNGGPQIPASARPVVANRSAIGEQYVDLQPPNDEGPYLEQGSVIEGTEEDLPTPVEDLLLSTNDLVYSVPLEPLRTVVTELGAAFDGRGDDLQVLVDALAGLSEKGAEYLPQTVTLIRDSLTVLDTQSDQSSAIQQFSSDLDLVTAQLRDSDPDLRRLIDTGTDASDQLSQLIEGSGPGLTTDLANLAAVAEVAAPQSIALQPLLAFLPAVAGSASTVAPGDGAVRQGIVLETNNPPSCTIGYEGTQEILAQMRAQDPNFDETQQDFPFNTNASCEVPQGSVTGVRSANRIVFADPNTIQPWDFKPKKDPDKLNLNPIATQLAPLLGVTPK, encoded by the coding sequence GTGAGATCGCGCCTGGTGAAAGTGCAGCTCGCGCTGTTCGTGATCATCGCGCTGCTCGGCATCGTGTTCGTCGGTGCCCGATACGTGCGGCTCGACAACCTCATGGGCTTCGGGCAGTACACCGTCGACGCGCGGTTCCCGACCGGCGGCGGCATCTTCCCGAACGCCGAGGTCACCTACCGCGGGGTGCCCGTGGGCCGTGTCGGGGCGCTCAGCCTCACGGACGACGGCATCAACGTCGAGCTGCGTCTCGACAACGGCGGACCGCAGATCCCGGCGTCGGCGCGACCGGTCGTGGCGAACCGGTCGGCGATCGGTGAGCAGTACGTCGATCTGCAGCCGCCGAACGACGAGGGTCCCTATCTCGAACAGGGCTCCGTCATCGAGGGCACCGAGGAGGATCTGCCCACGCCGGTCGAGGACCTGCTGCTGAGCACGAACGACCTCGTGTACTCGGTTCCGCTCGAGCCGCTGCGCACCGTCGTCACCGAGCTCGGCGCGGCCTTCGACGGCCGCGGCGACGACCTGCAGGTGCTCGTCGACGCGCTCGCGGGTCTCAGCGAGAAGGGCGCCGAGTACCTGCCGCAGACCGTCACGCTGATCCGCGACAGCCTCACGGTGCTCGACACGCAGTCCGACCAGTCGTCGGCGATCCAGCAGTTCAGCTCGGATCTGGACCTGGTGACCGCACAGCTCCGCGACAGCGATCCCGATCTGCGGCGCCTGATCGACACCGGCACCGACGCGAGCGACCAGCTCTCGCAGCTGATCGAGGGCTCCGGCCCGGGCCTGACCACCGACCTCGCGAACCTCGCGGCGGTGGCGGAAGTGGCCGCGCCGCAGTCGATCGCCCTGCAGCCGCTGCTGGCCTTCCTTCCCGCCGTCGCGGGCAGTGCGAGTACGGTCGCTCCGGGCGACGGTGCGGTGCGTCAGGGCATCGTGCTCGAGACCAACAACCCGCCTTCGTGCACCATCGGGTACGAGGGGACGCAGGAGATCCTCGCGCAGATGCGCGCGCAGGATCCGAACTTCGACGAGACCCAGCAGGACTTCCCGTTCAACACGAACGCCTCGTGCGAGGTGCCGCAGGGCAGTGTCACCGGCGTGCGCAGCGCGAACCGCATCGTCTTCGCCGATCCGAACACGATCCAGCCCTGGGATTTCAAGCCGAAGAAGGACCCCGACAAGCTCAACCTGAATCCGATCGCGACGCAGCTCGCGCCGTTGCTCGGAGTCACCCCGAAGTGA
- a CDS encoding MCE family protein, with protein MGRTGVFGAAACVVAVTVTGCGGLSDVPLPGGADVGSDPIRLSIQFDDVLDLVPQSSVKVDGVPVGRVESISVASDFGWTADVGIVLDSSVDLPANALASVEQSSLLGEKFVQLTPPEDEPPTGRLADGDVIPLDRTRHATELEPVLGALSLLLNGGGVGQLAPIVSELSTAFDGREGTTRSLIEQAETLITGLEQQRDDITRALDGLDELTVRVAEQNDKIAAVLDELPVATEVLEQQRPQLTQLLGQLDRLGTAGVDVLDRSKEDLIADLLALRPTLQALAASGDDLVEALAFVPTVPFPDGVEKVALGNSVNLFLVVDLQIGNALAALGVGQGDPVYRQPKFGNPKPLVDPSNPYYDGNGPAPGWPTVSLLPVLPTPRLPGVTLPEGVSLPDGIEIPGITEAGTDTDTGTDGDEAPPPGPLEGLLNQLGLGGGQ; from the coding sequence ATGGGCCGCACAGGTGTCTTCGGAGCGGCCGCGTGCGTGGTCGCGGTGACGGTCACGGGGTGCGGAGGTCTGTCCGACGTCCCGTTGCCCGGCGGCGCCGACGTGGGTAGCGATCCGATCCGTCTGTCCATCCAGTTCGACGACGTGCTCGACCTGGTTCCGCAGTCGAGCGTGAAGGTCGACGGTGTGCCGGTCGGGCGCGTCGAATCGATTTCGGTCGCATCCGATTTCGGGTGGACCGCCGACGTCGGCATCGTGCTCGACTCGAGTGTCGACCTGCCGGCGAACGCGCTCGCGAGCGTCGAACAGTCGAGTCTGCTCGGTGAGAAGTTCGTGCAGCTCACGCCTCCGGAGGACGAGCCCCCGACGGGCCGGCTCGCCGACGGCGACGTGATCCCGCTCGACCGCACCCGGCACGCCACCGAACTCGAACCGGTGCTCGGTGCGCTGTCGCTGCTGCTCAACGGTGGCGGTGTCGGCCAGCTCGCGCCGATCGTCAGCGAGTTGTCGACGGCCTTCGACGGCCGCGAGGGAACCACGCGCAGCCTCATCGAGCAGGCCGAGACCCTGATCACCGGTCTCGAACAACAACGCGACGACATCACCCGGGCGCTCGACGGACTCGATGAGCTCACGGTGCGGGTCGCGGAGCAGAACGACAAGATCGCCGCCGTGCTCGACGAACTGCCGGTCGCGACCGAGGTGCTCGAGCAACAACGGCCGCAGCTGACGCAGCTGCTCGGCCAGCTCGACCGGCTCGGCACCGCGGGTGTCGACGTCCTCGATCGGTCCAAGGAGGATCTGATCGCCGACCTTTTGGCGCTGCGCCCGACCCTCCAGGCACTCGCGGCGTCGGGCGACGACCTCGTCGAGGCGCTCGCCTTCGTTCCCACCGTGCCCTTCCCGGACGGTGTCGAGAAGGTCGCGCTGGGCAACTCGGTGAACCTCTTCCTCGTCGTCGACCTGCAGATCGGCAACGCGCTGGCCGCGCTCGGTGTGGGTCAGGGCGACCCGGTCTACCGCCAGCCGAAATTCGGCAATCCGAAGCCGCTCGTCGACCCGTCCAACCCCTACTACGACGGGAACGGGCCTGCCCCGGGCTGGCCCACCGTGTCGTTGCTGCCGGTGCTTCCCACTCCGCGTCTGCCCGGCGTGACCCTGCCCGAAGGTGTGTCGCTGCCCGACGGCATCGAGATCCCGGGGATCACCGAGGCAGGTACGGACACCGACACCGGCACCGACGGTGACGAGGCCCCGCCGCCGGGGCCGCTGGAAGGTTTGCTGAATCAGCTCGGACTCGGGGGTGGGCAGTGA
- a CDS encoding MCE family protein, giving the protein MAHAENGESRSNRGRIALIAAVVAVAVALAGAGWWMFTRLGTTEITAYFDKAVGIYEGSDVRVLGVEVGKVTSVEPQGDLVKVGLRVNRGVDIPADARAVQITPSVVADRYVQLTPAYTGGDTMSSGAVIDRERTATPVEVDELYASIDELSRALGPDGANREGALTDFVEVGAENLAGNGEALGQSIENLSAAARTLDQSRDDLYGTIENLQLFVSALAANDEQVRQFNAQLSDLSGFLAGERQNLGEALNTLSVTLGDVATFVRDNQAAVKDNVDALVPITETLANRRQELVDSLTLLPLAVSNLVNSYDAEAGVLASRLVLPDLQDPAGAVCKLIDLGNLVPGDERFEQLGRQMQPLIDRCRDVATQITEDQRSPDLILPFGVLSGENIQRQVTPGTVPGVVSPRLDLQGGDR; this is encoded by the coding sequence ATGGCACACGCCGAGAACGGCGAGTCCCGCAGCAATCGCGGGCGCATCGCGCTGATCGCGGCCGTCGTGGCGGTCGCGGTGGCCCTGGCCGGAGCGGGCTGGTGGATGTTCACCCGACTGGGCACCACCGAGATCACCGCCTACTTCGACAAGGCCGTCGGCATCTACGAGGGTTCCGACGTGCGGGTGCTCGGCGTCGAGGTGGGGAAGGTGACCTCCGTCGAACCGCAGGGCGACCTCGTGAAGGTCGGTCTGCGGGTGAACCGCGGCGTCGACATCCCGGCCGACGCCCGCGCCGTGCAGATCACCCCGTCGGTCGTCGCCGATCGTTACGTGCAGCTCACCCCCGCCTACACCGGTGGCGACACGATGAGCAGCGGTGCGGTGATCGACCGCGAGCGGACCGCCACCCCGGTGGAGGTCGACGAGCTCTACGCGAGCATCGACGAACTGTCCCGCGCGCTCGGTCCCGACGGCGCGAACCGCGAGGGCGCGCTGACCGACTTCGTCGAGGTCGGTGCGGAGAACCTCGCCGGCAACGGTGAGGCCCTCGGGCAGAGCATCGAGAACCTTTCGGCCGCCGCGCGCACGCTCGACCAGTCGCGCGACGACCTCTACGGCACGATCGAGAACCTGCAGCTGTTCGTCAGTGCTCTCGCGGCCAACGACGAACAGGTACGCCAGTTCAACGCGCAGCTCTCGGACCTGTCGGGATTCCTGGCGGGGGAGCGGCAGAACCTCGGTGAGGCGCTGAACACGCTGTCGGTCACGCTCGGCGATGTCGCGACGTTCGTGCGCGACAACCAGGCGGCGGTGAAGGACAACGTCGACGCACTCGTGCCGATCACGGAGACACTGGCGAACCGCCGGCAGGAACTCGTGGATTCGCTGACGCTGCTCCCGCTCGCGGTGAGCAACCTCGTCAACTCGTACGACGCCGAAGCGGGCGTGCTCGCATCGCGGCTCGTGCTGCCCGACCTGCAGGACCCTGCGGGAGCAGTGTGCAAGCTCATCGATCTGGGCAATCTCGTGCCCGGCGACGAGCGTTTCGAGCAGCTCGGCCGGCAGATGCAGCCGTTGATCGACCGGTGCCGCGACGTCGCGACGCAGATCACCGAAGACCAGCGGTCCCCGGATCTGATCCTGCCGTTCGGTGTCCTGAGCGGCGAGAACATCCAGCGGCAGGTCACCCCGGGCACGGTGCCCGGCGTGGTCTCGCCCCGGCTCGACCTCCAGGGAGGAGATCGGTGA
- a CDS encoding MCE family protein: MSKRRSPAAAGALGIVVVLLGTLSAFFLDELPIIGAGATYKAEFSEAAGLKPTNEVRIAGVKVGKVTGVDLEGDRVIVSFKVQDAWVGDDTAASIQIKTILGQKYLALEPRGGEVLDPDDRIPLDRTVAPYDVIEAFSSAATTLGEIDSEQLATGFQTLSEAFSETPDDIRASLDGISRLSETVASRDQELKKLLDATGNVSKVLADRNAEFNRLLSDGALLVAELNNRQEAISQLLDGTKRLSAELSGLVEENRETIGPALQQLRGVVDILQENNDNLDRAMELYEPFVRVYTNVVGNGRWFDQVVVNLTPPGLPEIPGYREPGRRLEGGN; encoded by the coding sequence ATGAGCAAACGTCGCAGTCCGGCCGCCGCCGGTGCCCTGGGCATCGTCGTGGTGCTGCTGGGGACACTGTCCGCCTTCTTTCTCGACGAACTGCCCATCATCGGGGCAGGCGCGACCTACAAGGCCGAGTTCAGTGAGGCCGCAGGTCTCAAACCCACCAACGAGGTGCGCATCGCCGGCGTGAAGGTCGGCAAGGTCACCGGAGTCGACCTCGAGGGCGACCGCGTGATCGTCTCGTTCAAGGTCCAGGACGCCTGGGTCGGGGACGACACGGCGGCCTCCATCCAGATCAAGACGATCCTCGGGCAGAAGTATCTGGCGCTCGAGCCGCGGGGAGGGGAGGTGCTCGACCCGGACGACCGGATCCCGCTCGACCGGACCGTCGCGCCGTACGACGTGATCGAGGCGTTCTCGTCGGCGGCCACGACCCTCGGCGAGATCGACTCCGAGCAGCTCGCAACCGGCTTCCAGACCCTGTCGGAGGCCTTCTCGGAGACACCCGACGACATCCGGGCCTCGCTCGACGGCATCAGCCGCCTGTCCGAGACGGTCGCGAGTCGTGACCAGGAGCTGAAGAAGCTCCTCGACGCGACCGGCAACGTCTCGAAGGTGCTCGCCGACCGCAACGCCGAGTTCAACCGGTTGCTCTCCGACGGTGCGCTGCTCGTCGCGGAACTGAACAACCGGCAGGAGGCGATCTCGCAGTTGCTCGACGGCACCAAGCGGTTGTCGGCCGAGCTCTCCGGGCTCGTCGAGGAGAACCGCGAGACCATCGGTCCCGCCCTGCAGCAGTTGCGCGGCGTCGTCGACATCCTCCAGGAGAACAACGACAACCTCGATCGGGCCATGGAACTGTACGAGCCGTTCGTGCGCGTCTACACCAACGTCGTCGGCAACGGCCGGTGGTTCGACCAGGTCGTCGTGAACCTGACCCCGCCGGGCCTGCCGGAGATCCCCGGTTACCGCGAGCCCGGTCGCCGCCTGGAAGGGGGCAACTGA
- a CDS encoding MCE family protein — protein MRGLAAPLIKLIVFAVVTILATGVLAATIASVGGGGGTKFHAIFSDVTSLNKGDDIRIAGVRVGQVEEISVFDERQARVTFSLEERDWLPAGATATIRFRNLVGQRYIALGQGEGAQGEKITGGDTIPIERTKPAVNLTTLFDGFRPLFQTLSADDVNKLSFQIIQVFQGEAGTIDDLVRSTASLTNTIADKDRVIGAVIDNLNTVLATIDQRDEQLDSLLVNTQALVSGLSADRETVGSAVASMAGLTDAVSDVLEPTRPSIAQSITALEQVTSNLNANRDEVDRVLETLPVKLDKLGRVASYGSWFQFYLCGIDVVAGPGSVPYLNLPTGLPTVNQPIYTNAAKRCSQEGMQELQGR, from the coding sequence GTGAGAGGTCTGGCAGCACCCCTGATCAAACTCATCGTGTTCGCCGTGGTCACCATCCTCGCGACCGGTGTCCTCGCCGCGACCATCGCCAGTGTCGGTGGTGGGGGAGGAACGAAGTTCCACGCGATCTTCTCCGACGTCACCTCCCTCAACAAGGGCGACGACATCCGCATCGCGGGTGTCCGCGTGGGACAGGTCGAGGAGATCTCGGTCTTCGACGAACGGCAGGCGCGGGTCACCTTCTCGCTCGAGGAGCGCGACTGGCTCCCGGCCGGAGCCACCGCGACCATCCGGTTCCGCAATCTCGTCGGCCAGCGCTACATCGCGCTCGGTCAGGGTGAGGGCGCGCAGGGCGAGAAGATCACGGGCGGCGACACGATCCCGATCGAGCGCACGAAGCCGGCGGTGAACCTCACGACGCTCTTCGACGGCTTCCGTCCGTTGTTCCAGACGTTGAGCGCCGACGACGTCAACAAGCTCTCGTTCCAGATCATCCAGGTCTTCCAGGGTGAGGCCGGGACGATCGACGATCTGGTGCGCAGCACCGCGTCGCTGACCAACACCATCGCCGACAAGGATCGCGTGATCGGTGCGGTGATCGACAACCTCAACACGGTCCTGGCCACGATCGACCAGCGCGACGAGCAGCTCGATTCGCTGCTGGTCAACACGCAGGCACTCGTCAGCGGATTGTCGGCCGACCGGGAGACCGTCGGTTCGGCGGTCGCGTCGATGGCCGGGCTGACGGACGCGGTCTCCGACGTCCTCGAGCCCACCCGCCCGTCGATCGCGCAGTCGATCACGGCGCTCGAACAGGTCACCTCGAATCTCAACGCGAACCGCGACGAGGTCGACCGCGTCCTCGAGACGTTGCCGGTCAAGCTCGACAAGCTCGGGCGCGTGGCCAGCTACGGGTCGTGGTTCCAGTTCTACCTGTGCGGTATCGACGTCGTCGCAGGTCCCGGTTCGGTCCCGTATCTGAATCTGCCGACGGGGCTGCCCACCGTGAACCAACCCATCTACACGAATGCGGCGAAGCGTTGCTCGCAGGAGGGGATGCAGGAGTTGCAGGGACGATGA
- a CDS encoding MCE family protein: MSDTTTSPVRRRTLGLIFFVVLALFLYVTIAMYNKTFTKVVKVDLRTDSIGNALPLNADVKARGVLVGEVRGTSAEGGDVTAHLALDPDKAELIPVNATAQLLPKTLFGERYVSLIIPDDPGRPVTNGDVLVQDTSERTVELGDVLDGLLPLLEAVPPQDLANTLGALAQGLSGRGEKLGRTVDDLERIFREVNVELPTLQEDLRGLADFSQTYSEAAPELVEALNNLRTTGGTVVEQQNQIRTLLASATGASSQTADFIEQNSNSIITLSADSKEALQLLARYSPSFPCTFKGFADAKPAAVDLLAADDPFPGVRANIQFTNPKGRYLPNQDEPRLLDDRGPACYNDVTAPGRNFPQYPGGSVNDGSYQVPSRNPGPETIDFFPAPAGSGVPDDVGEIIGTSDGGATPVSYAGSRLEQDTLDVIYGQATGVDPEEVPSWTTRLGAPAIRGTEVSFQ, translated from the coding sequence ATGAGCGACACGACCACTTCGCCCGTGCGTCGCCGCACCCTGGGACTGATCTTCTTCGTGGTGCTGGCGCTGTTCCTGTACGTCACGATCGCGATGTACAACAAGACGTTCACGAAGGTCGTGAAGGTCGACCTCCGCACCGACAGCATCGGCAACGCCCTGCCGCTCAACGCCGACGTCAAGGCGCGCGGTGTGCTCGTCGGCGAGGTCCGCGGAACGAGCGCGGAAGGCGGCGACGTCACCGCACATCTCGCTCTCGACCCCGACAAGGCCGAACTGATCCCGGTCAACGCCACGGCACAGCTGCTGCCGAAGACCCTCTTCGGTGAGCGCTACGTCTCGCTGATCATCCCCGACGATCCGGGCCGTCCCGTCACGAACGGCGATGTGCTGGTGCAGGACACGAGCGAGCGCACCGTCGAGCTCGGCGATGTGCTCGACGGGCTGCTCCCACTCCTCGAGGCCGTCCCGCCGCAGGACCTCGCCAACACGCTCGGCGCCCTCGCCCAGGGACTGAGCGGACGCGGCGAGAAGCTGGGACGGACGGTCGACGATCTGGAACGGATCTTCCGTGAGGTGAACGTCGAACTGCCCACGCTGCAGGAGGATCTGCGCGGACTCGCCGACTTCTCGCAGACCTACTCCGAGGCTGCACCGGAGCTCGTCGAGGCGCTGAACAACCTGCGCACGACGGGTGGCACGGTCGTCGAACAGCAGAACCAGATCCGCACGCTGCTCGCGAGCGCGACGGGAGCGTCGTCGCAGACGGCCGATTTCATCGAGCAGAACTCGAACTCGATCATCACGCTGTCCGCCGATTCGAAGGAGGCGCTGCAGCTGCTCGCCCGTTACTCGCCGTCCTTCCCCTGCACCTTCAAGGGATTCGCCGACGCGAAGCCGGCCGCTGTCGACCTGCTCGCAGCCGACGACCCGTTCCCGGGTGTGCGTGCGAACATCCAGTTCACCAACCCCAAGGGCCGCTACCTGCCGAACCAGGACGAACCGCGTCTGCTCGACGATCGCGGACCGGCCTGCTACAACGACGTGACCGCTCCGGGCCGCAACTTCCCGCAGTATCCGGGCGGTTCGGTCAACGACGGTTCGTACCAGGTGCCGTCGCGTAATCCCGGCCCCGAGACCATCGATTTCTTCCCTGCCCCGGCAGGGTCCGGTGTCCCCGACGACGTCGGCGAGATCATCGGCACCTCGGACGGCGGCGCCACTCCCGTCTCGTACGCGGGCTCGCGTCTGGAACAGGACACGCTCGACGTGATCTACGGGCAGGCCACCGGCGTCGACCCCGAGGAGGTCCCGTCCTGGACCACCCGGCTCGGGGCTCCGGCGATCCGCGGTACGGAGGTGAGCTTCCAGTGA